DNA from Pseudoxanthomonas sp. CF385:
GCTCGCCATCGACATCGCCGAAGGCGCGACCCTGCAGGACGTGCGCAGCGCCATCAACACGGCCGCGCGCAACAAGGGCGTGCAGGCCGCGGTGCTGACCTCCAACGACGGCCAGTACCTGTCGGTGTCTTCCGACAAGACCGGCGCCGCCAACGGCCTCACCCTCGCCTTCGCCTCCGGCGGCAGCGACCTGCAGAACCTGGTCACCAGCCTGCAGGAGCGCGTGCCGGCCGCCGATGCCGAGGTGACGATCGACGGCCTCACCGTCACCGCCAGCACCAACAAGATCACCGACGCGGTCCCGGGCCTCACCCTGGACCTGAAGACCCAGGGCACCAGCACGGTCACCGTGTCCACCGACACGGCGGCCGCCAGCAAGCTGATCCAGGACTTCGTGACGGCGTACAACACGGCCATCGGCGCCATCAACGCCACCACCAAGTACGACGCCGAAAACGACGAACCCTCGGCCCTGACCGGCGACGCGCAGATGCGCAGCGCCTCGGGCCAGTTGCGAAACCTGATGGGCAACCTGCTGGGCGACCTGGCCGCGCAGGGCCTCGATGCGAAGACCCTGGGCCTGCAGACGAAGGGCTATCCCTCGTCCGACGGCACCCTGGTCTTCGACAGCAGCAAGTTCACCGCCGCCCTGACCGCCGACCCGGAAAAGATCCGCGCGGCGTTCACCGGCGACACGGCGTTCGCCGGCCGCCTGCAGACCGCGGTCGGCAGCTATGTCGGCACCGACGGCGCCTTCACCCTGCGCAGCAACGGCCTCAACGCGCAGATCAAGGACGTCGCCACCCAGCGCACCGCGCTGGATGCGCGCATGG
Protein-coding regions in this window:
- the fliD gene encoding flagellar filament capping protein FliD — translated: MADYSLGYGGIGSGLDITGMVEQLVAADRKPADNRLNRIETQAKFKLSAIGTVSSAFSTLDTSLKALKSATAFDVRTVKSGTDTVVGASVASGTPNGIYNVQVGSLATANKWITNTPVAAGTTFGAGQLTLTVGGESLAIDIAEGATLQDVRSAINTAARNKGVQAAVLTSNDGQYLSVSSDKTGAANGLTLAFASGGSDLQNLVTSLQERVPAADAEVTIDGLTVTASTNKITDAVPGLTLDLKTQGTSTVTVSTDTAAASKLIQDFVTAYNTAIGAINATTKYDAENDEPSALTGDAQMRSASGQLRNLMGNLLGDLAAQGLDAKTLGLQTKGYPSSDGTLVFDSSKFTAALTADPEKIRAAFTGDTAFAGRLQTAVGSYVGTDGAFTLRSNGLNAQIKDVATQRTALDARMEAVGNRYKAQFVALDSMISQMNTTSSALAQQLASLTAQTG